The Phragmites australis chromosome 15, lpPhrAust1.1, whole genome shotgun sequence genome window below encodes:
- the LOC133891981 gene encoding uncharacterized protein LOC133891981, with translation MSDPRLLPGAAGDGAAAVPVRTAAATVAGVPRGLPRGAVLLLPHRRVLLRPLHHLRQLIKTPKRPKARHGCTNRVVICLCSSWIHFTYVYCLLAAAVPLVRLARLVLLVASGPVPRARLYLSYLTRI, from the exons ATGAGTGACCCGAG GTTACTACCAGGGGCCGCCGGTGATGGCGCCGCCGCAGTACCAGTacgcaccgccgccgccacggtcgCCGGGGTTCCTCGAGGGCTG CCTCGCGGCgctgtgctgctgctgcctcaTCGACGAGTGCTGCTGCGACCCCTCCATCATCTTCGTCAGCTGATCAAGACACCGAAACGCCCAAAGGCGCGCCATGGTTGTACGAACCGCGTCGTGATCTGTCTATGTTCGTCCTGGATTCACTTCACGTATGTATATTGCTTGCTGGCTGCTGCTGTTCCTCTGGTCCGTTTAGCTAGGTTGGTGTTGCTTGTTGCTTCGGGGCCGGTGCCCCGTGCCCGTCTGTATCTATCTTATCTCACCAGGATCTAA